The following coding sequences are from one Capsicum annuum cultivar UCD-10X-F1 chromosome 3, UCD10Xv1.1, whole genome shotgun sequence window:
- the LOC107865923 gene encoding psbQ-like protein 3, chloroplastic — MSVLPLPLLQNPNQQPLIPFPSTLNKSRNTTQMSLNRRTTLFIVPTSFTLLLSEQKNANAFDFRITTPDQTLEEAKDGIQMHAHNLLQVKELLEAESWKEAQKSLRKSSALLKQDMYTIIQAKPGKQRPELRKMYSLLFNNVSRMDFAARDKDVPRVWECYDNIVIALNNLLPRLQ; from the coding sequence ATGTCAGTACTACCTTTACCTTTACTTCAAAACCCAAACCAACAACCATTAATCCCATTTCCTTCTACCTTAAACAAATCAAGAAACACAACCCAAATGTCCCTCAATCGAAGAACAACTCTGTTTATAGTCCCAACATCATTCACCCTTCTTCTAAGTGAACAAAAAAATGCCAACGCATTTGATTTCAGAATCACAACTCCAGACCAAACACTTGAGGAAGCAAAAGATGGAATCCAAATGCATGCacataatttattacaagtcaAAGAATTATTAGAGGCAGAATCATGGAAAGAAGCTCAAAAGTCTTTGAGAAAAAGCTCAGCTTTGTTGAAACAAGATATGTATACTATAATTCAAGCTAAACCAGGTAAACAAAGGCCTGAATTGAGGAAAATGTATTCACTTTTGTTCAATAATGTTTCAAGAATGGATTTTGCAGCTAGGGATAAGGATGTGCCACGTGTATGGGAATGTTATGATAATATTGTTATTGCCCTTAACAATCTTTTGCCTAGACTGCAGTAG